A DNA window from Amycolatopsis sp. DSM 110486 contains the following coding sequences:
- a CDS encoding serine hydrolase, with product MGWNLGELITKYDVPGAQVAVLADGKIRDEAAGVLSLRTGVETTSDSVFKIGSITKIWTATLVRQLVSEGVLDLDRPVREYVPGFRLNDAAATALLTARHLLTHTGGLDGNHYADTGRNDDAIEKFVAALADADQLLPPGTLFSYSNSGYALLGRLVEVVRGKRFHDVLREHLVAPLGLRSVATDPYEAILHRAAVGHVEAGGELVPTTSWAARYHCVPSGSHLAMSARDLLEFVRLHLTDETLAALREPQLESVPDFGGGILGWGLGWMLYQDRVLGHTGVSKGQKAFLRVVPSAGVAVAVLTNSAGGEPLAHEIFSTVLGELAGVGTAPLPVPPANPTPIDADRMCGTYRTTLYDIALAVENDRAFLTYHPRSELAASLLGKRESRVEVVRLGDSTIITLEPKFDGHQVLSLVGSGEHGRARFLHNGAAATRIA from the coding sequence ATGGGGTGGAACCTGGGCGAGCTCATCACGAAGTACGACGTACCGGGCGCGCAGGTGGCTGTGCTGGCCGACGGGAAGATCCGGGACGAGGCCGCGGGTGTGCTGAGCCTGCGCACGGGAGTCGAGACCACGTCCGACTCGGTGTTCAAGATCGGCTCGATCACCAAGATCTGGACCGCCACCCTGGTCCGGCAACTGGTGAGCGAGGGCGTGCTGGATCTCGACCGTCCCGTTCGCGAGTACGTGCCCGGTTTCCGGCTGAACGACGCGGCCGCCACCGCATTGCTGACCGCCCGCCACCTGCTCACCCACACCGGCGGCCTCGACGGCAACCACTACGCCGACACCGGTCGCAACGACGACGCGATCGAGAAGTTCGTCGCCGCCCTCGCCGACGCGGACCAGCTCCTTCCACCAGGCACGCTCTTCTCCTACTCCAACAGCGGGTACGCGCTGCTCGGCAGGCTCGTGGAGGTGGTGCGCGGCAAGCGTTTCCACGACGTGCTGCGCGAACACCTCGTGGCACCGCTGGGGCTGCGGTCCGTCGCCACCGACCCGTACGAGGCGATCCTGCACCGCGCCGCGGTCGGCCACGTCGAGGCCGGCGGAGAGCTCGTGCCCACCACGTCGTGGGCGGCCCGCTACCACTGCGTGCCCAGCGGCTCGCACCTCGCGATGAGTGCGCGCGACCTGCTGGAGTTCGTCCGCCTGCACCTCACCGACGAGACGCTCGCGGCACTGCGCGAACCCCAGCTCGAGTCCGTCCCGGACTTCGGCGGCGGCATCCTCGGCTGGGGGCTCGGCTGGATGCTCTACCAGGACCGCGTGCTCGGCCACACCGGCGTCTCCAAAGGACAAAAGGCGTTCCTGCGCGTCGTCCCCTCGGCCGGCGTCGCGGTGGCGGTGCTGACCAACAGCGCGGGCGGTGAACCGCTGGCGCACGAAATCTTCAGCACGGTGCTCGGGGAGCTCGCCGGCGTCGGGACGGCACCGCTCCCCGTGCCGCCCGCGAACCCCACTCCGATCGACGCGGACCGCATGTGCGGCACCTACCGCACCACGCTGTACGACATCGCCCTCGCCGTCGAGAACGACCGCGCGTTTCTCACCTACCACCCTCGAAGCGAGCTCGCCGCGTCCCTCCTCGGCAAGCGCGAGAGCCGCGTCGAGGTCGTCCGCCTCGGCGACAGCACGATCATCACGCTCGAGCCGAAGTTCGACGGCCACCAGGTCCTGTCCCTGGTCGGCTCGGGCGAGCACGGCCGAGCCCGCTTCCTGCACAACGGAGCCGCCGCCACCCGGATCGCCTGA
- a CDS encoding catalase family peroxidase, which yields MTTELPASQLSVSIVDEIEQLKGTYPGYRRAHARGVCYDATFVPSGVAADLTTAAHLRGEPVRATVRFSHTDTNPHLPDAGTAVRGLAVKFHLPGGGNTDIVGVNLDRFIAATPEDFLALLKSAEPDPATGAPDLGKVQAHVGAHPSAGPGLFTASQLPTPVSYGTTTYWAIHAFFWRAADGSLRPVRYRWVPEAGDHVLAAGEGGDWSAEHLTGELGERLARGPVEFTLKVQLGEPGDPTNDATLVWPEERTEITAGRLAITAEVTDQKHWNSQVFDPTLLTEGIELSDDPILAARSAIYAVSYDRRSHDR from the coding sequence ATGACCACCGAACTGCCCGCGTCCCAGCTCTCCGTGTCCATCGTGGACGAGATCGAGCAGCTGAAAGGCACCTACCCGGGTTACCGCCGGGCCCACGCCCGGGGCGTCTGCTACGACGCCACTTTCGTCCCGTCCGGCGTCGCCGCCGACCTCACCACGGCGGCGCACCTGCGGGGCGAGCCCGTGCGCGCGACCGTGCGGTTCTCGCACACCGACACCAACCCGCACTTGCCCGACGCCGGCACGGCCGTGCGCGGGCTCGCGGTGAAGTTCCACCTCCCGGGTGGCGGCAACACCGACATCGTCGGCGTGAACCTCGACCGGTTCATCGCCGCGACGCCCGAGGACTTCCTCGCGTTGCTCAAGTCGGCCGAGCCCGACCCGGCCACCGGCGCGCCCGACCTCGGCAAGGTGCAGGCCCACGTCGGCGCGCACCCGAGCGCGGGCCCGGGCCTGTTCACCGCCTCGCAGCTGCCCACGCCGGTCAGCTACGGCACCACCACCTACTGGGCGATCCACGCGTTCTTCTGGCGCGCCGCCGACGGTTCCCTGCGCCCGGTGCGTTACCGCTGGGTGCCCGAGGCCGGCGACCACGTGCTCGCCGCCGGCGAGGGCGGCGACTGGTCGGCCGAGCACCTCACCGGTGAGCTCGGCGAGCGGCTGGCGCGCGGACCGGTCGAGTTCACGCTCAAGGTGCAGCTCGGCGAGCCGGGCGACCCCACGAACGACGCCACGCTGGTCTGGCCCGAGGAACGCACGGAGATCACGGCCGGCCGGCTGGCGATCACCGCCGAGGTCACCGACCAGAAGCACTGGAACTCCCAGGTCTTCGACCCCACGCTGCTCACCGAGGGCATCGAGCTGTCCGACGACCCGATCCTGGCCGCCCGCAGCGCGATCTACGCGGTCTCCTACGACCGGCGCAGTCACGACCGCTGA
- the ligD gene encoding non-homologous end-joining DNA ligase translates to MAKDSAVEVAVGDRMVRISNPDRVYFPARGETKLDLVNYYLSVGEGIVRALRERPCMLHRFPSGVAGEKVHQKRVPNGAPPWLETVRVHFPRYGRYADELCVTEAAHVAWAVQMSTVEFHPWNSRRADTEKPDEWRIDLDPMPDCPFDTVRSVAHVVHEVLDELGAVGWPKTSGGSGLHVYVRIEPRWGFADVRRAALAFAREVERRAPDEVTTTWWRKDRDPKKLFVDYNQNARDHTIASAYSVRGVPEGTVSTPIRWDEVDDVEPRECTIATVPARFAELGDLHAGIDDAVFSLEPLLEWADRDGLEADDS, encoded by the coding sequence ATGGCGAAAGACTCGGCGGTGGAGGTCGCGGTCGGGGACCGCATGGTGCGCATCTCCAACCCGGACCGGGTGTACTTCCCGGCCCGGGGCGAGACAAAGCTGGACCTGGTGAACTACTACCTGTCGGTGGGCGAGGGCATCGTGCGCGCCCTGCGGGAGCGCCCGTGCATGCTGCACCGGTTCCCTTCGGGCGTCGCGGGGGAGAAGGTGCACCAGAAGCGTGTGCCGAACGGTGCGCCGCCGTGGCTGGAGACCGTGCGGGTGCACTTCCCGCGCTACGGCCGCTACGCCGACGAGCTGTGCGTGACGGAGGCGGCGCACGTCGCGTGGGCGGTGCAGATGTCCACTGTGGAGTTCCACCCGTGGAACTCGCGTCGCGCGGACACGGAAAAGCCCGACGAGTGGCGGATCGACCTCGACCCGATGCCCGACTGTCCCTTCGACACGGTCCGCAGCGTCGCGCACGTCGTCCATGAGGTGCTGGACGAGCTCGGCGCCGTCGGCTGGCCGAAAACCTCCGGCGGGAGCGGGCTGCACGTCTACGTGCGCATCGAACCCCGCTGGGGCTTCGCCGACGTGCGCCGCGCGGCGCTGGCCTTCGCGCGCGAGGTGGAGCGGCGCGCGCCCGACGAGGTCACGACCACGTGGTGGCGCAAGGACCGCGATCCGAAGAAGCTTTTCGTGGACTACAACCAGAACGCGCGTGACCACACGATCGCCAGCGCGTACTCCGTGCGCGGCGTGCCGGAGGGCACCGTGTCGACGCCCATCCGCTGGGACGAGGTCGACGACGTCGAGCCGCGCGAGTGCACCATCGCCACAGTGCCCGCGCGCTTCGCGGAGCTGGGCGACCTCCACGCGGGTATCGACGACGCGGTGTTCTCCCTGGAGCCCCTGCTGGAGTGGGCCGACCGCGACGGCCTGGAAGCCGATGACTCTTGA
- a CDS encoding pyridoxal-phosphate dependent enzyme, producing MDYVDERSGRRYPLDALRWCGDDGAPLTVEALPGITREQVDTATRSLWRYRAALPGDLRPISLGEGCTPLVERPWRGHDTRFKLEWFSPTGSFKDRGSSVMLSALAQAGVREVLEDSSGNGGSSVSAYAAAAGIAATILAPEATSPAKILQSRAYGATVDLVPGTRDDTAAEALRRSGETTYASHNWHPFFLQGTKTLAYELWEDFGYTAPDTVVTVAGAGSIVLGLDLGFGELLASGAIAKRPRLLVAQPANCAPIDAAFRAGADSAVPTQFTPTIAEGTAIREPVRLPEVLAAIRRSGGATVAIAEDEIARAARELPRIGLYAEPTSATAAAAVDLFRADGVLAPGERTAVILTGSGLKAATTMSTLI from the coding sequence GTGGACTACGTGGACGAACGCTCCGGCCGCCGCTACCCGCTCGACGCACTGCGCTGGTGCGGGGACGACGGCGCGCCGCTCACCGTGGAAGCGCTGCCGGGCATCACGCGCGAGCAGGTGGACACCGCCACGCGGTCGCTGTGGCGCTACCGCGCCGCGCTGCCCGGCGATCTGCGGCCGATCTCGCTCGGCGAGGGCTGCACGCCGCTGGTCGAGCGCCCGTGGCGCGGGCACGACACGCGGTTCAAGCTCGAGTGGTTCAGCCCCACGGGGAGCTTCAAGGACCGCGGCAGCAGCGTCATGCTCTCGGCACTCGCCCAAGCCGGCGTGCGCGAGGTCCTCGAAGACAGCTCCGGCAACGGCGGTTCCTCGGTGTCGGCCTACGCGGCCGCCGCGGGCATCGCGGCCACGATCCTCGCGCCGGAGGCGACGTCGCCCGCGAAGATCCTGCAGAGCCGCGCGTACGGCGCGACCGTGGACCTCGTGCCGGGCACCCGCGACGACACCGCCGCCGAAGCCCTGCGCCGATCCGGTGAAACCACCTACGCGAGCCACAACTGGCACCCGTTTTTCCTGCAGGGCACCAAAACCCTCGCGTACGAGCTGTGGGAGGACTTCGGGTACACCGCGCCGGACACGGTCGTGACCGTGGCCGGCGCGGGCAGCATCGTCCTCGGCCTCGACCTGGGGTTCGGCGAGCTGCTCGCCTCCGGCGCGATCGCGAAGCGGCCGCGCCTGCTCGTCGCGCAGCCCGCGAACTGCGCGCCGATCGACGCCGCCTTCCGCGCCGGTGCCGACAGTGCCGTGCCGACGCAGTTCACGCCGACGATCGCCGAGGGCACCGCCATCCGCGAACCGGTCCGCCTCCCCGAGGTGCTCGCCGCGATTCGCCGCTCGGGCGGGGCGACGGTGGCGATCGCCGAGGACGAGATCGCCCGCGCCGCGCGGGAGCTCCCGCGGATCGGCCTCTACGCCGAGCCGACCAGCGCCACCGCGGCGGCCGCCGTCGACCTCTTCCGCGCCGACGGCGTGCTCGCGCCCGGAGAGAGGACCGCCGTCATCCTCACCGGCTCGGGGCTGAAGGCGGCCACCACGATGAGCACGCTCATCTGA
- a CDS encoding amino acid permease has protein sequence MDSTVVAGEGDSYTKALGNRQVQMIAIGGAIGVGLFLGAGGKLQQVGPSLVLSYAICGIAAYFVMRALGELVLHEPSSGSFVTYARKFIGPWAGFVSGWMYWVNWAMTGIAEITAVAIYVHKWLPDVPQWITALVALGVLLGVNLVSVKLFGELEFWFSVVKVLAIVVFLITAIGLVFAGADIGGTPAGVHNLTDHGGFFPAGIGIALMTLQAVIFAYSAIEVVGIAAGETKDARKVLPKAINGVVWRIGVFYVGSVLLLAMLMPWSFYSGDESPFVTVFSRLGIGGIGDVMNAVVLTAALSSCNSGLYSTGRILRALADHGEAPKFVGRMNNRHVPYGGILFTSIVYVLGVVLNYIVPQEAFDIAIAVASLGVVATWATLIYSQIRMRQAALRGEVERPSYRMPGAPYTGWATLGFLLLVVVLMGFSDGAEKIAFYSIPVLAIVLAVGWRIVARRRGARVGDNA, from the coding sequence ATGGATTCCACAGTGGTCGCAGGCGAAGGCGACAGCTACACGAAAGCACTGGGCAACCGCCAGGTGCAGATGATCGCGATCGGCGGCGCGATCGGTGTCGGCCTCTTCCTCGGGGCCGGCGGCAAGCTCCAGCAGGTCGGCCCGTCGCTGGTGCTCTCCTACGCCATCTGCGGCATCGCCGCGTATTTCGTCATGCGCGCACTCGGTGAGCTCGTCCTGCACGAACCGAGTTCGGGAAGTTTCGTCACCTACGCCCGCAAGTTCATCGGGCCGTGGGCCGGTTTCGTCTCCGGCTGGATGTACTGGGTGAACTGGGCGATGACCGGCATCGCCGAGATCACCGCCGTCGCGATCTACGTGCACAAGTGGCTGCCCGACGTGCCGCAGTGGATCACCGCGCTCGTCGCGCTCGGCGTGCTGCTCGGCGTGAACCTGGTGAGCGTGAAGCTGTTCGGCGAGCTGGAGTTCTGGTTCTCCGTGGTGAAGGTGCTCGCGATCGTCGTCTTCCTGATCACGGCGATCGGCCTCGTGTTCGCGGGCGCCGACATCGGCGGCACCCCGGCCGGTGTGCACAACCTGACCGACCACGGCGGCTTCTTCCCCGCGGGCATCGGCATCGCGCTCATGACCCTGCAGGCCGTGATCTTCGCCTACTCCGCGATCGAGGTCGTCGGCATCGCGGCCGGCGAGACCAAGGACGCGCGCAAGGTGCTGCCGAAGGCCATCAACGGCGTCGTCTGGCGCATCGGCGTGTTCTACGTCGGTTCGGTGCTGCTGCTGGCGATGCTGATGCCGTGGTCGTTCTACAGCGGCGACGAAAGCCCGTTCGTCACCGTCTTCTCGCGCCTGGGCATCGGCGGCATCGGCGACGTGATGAACGCCGTGGTGCTCACGGCCGCGCTCTCGTCGTGCAACTCGGGTCTCTACTCGACCGGGCGCATCCTGCGGGCGCTGGCCGACCACGGCGAGGCGCCGAAGTTCGTCGGCCGCATGAACAACCGTCACGTGCCCTACGGCGGCATCCTGTTCACATCGATCGTCTACGTGCTCGGCGTGGTGCTGAACTACATCGTGCCGCAGGAGGCCTTCGACATCGCCATCGCGGTGGCGTCGCTCGGCGTGGTGGCCACGTGGGCCACGCTCATCTACTCGCAGATCCGGATGCGCCAGGCCGCGCTGCGCGGCGAGGTCGAACGGCCGAGCTACCGCATGCCGGGCGCGCCCTACACCGGCTGGGCCACGCTCGGGTTCCTCCTGCTGGTGGTCGTGCTGATGGGCTTCTCCGACGGCGCCGAGAAGATCGCGTTCTACTCCATTCCCGTGCTCGCGATCGTCCTGGCGGTCGGCTGGCGGATCGTGGCGCGCCGGCGCGGCGCGCGCGTCGGCGACAACGCCTGA
- a CDS encoding extracellular solute-binding protein, which translates to MTLTRRRFLTGAAALGAAAFGAVACTSPTTANPGRITLWYTSNGLSDVVLGEAVKRFAADKLTPSQVSGELKQRLLAALAGEAYLPDITMLGDDIATYFADTDHFVDLNSLGTAGVRDEYLPWKWQAGTSPDGFQLGFPVDVGPAALYYRHDLFAQAGLPSEPDEVAAAVSTWDDYFTFSAQVQKKLPGRYMITDTKTVFTYSLAQEPRKYFDRANHYLDDQSQVRRAWDRAVQAFRMGLTAGYAGSQSVNGQSIDRHAAWNSGKELSFVNASWITGELKESAPGTSGKWRVCRPPGGAGNQGGSFLAITKYCPDPHAAFEIVKWLQSPQNQPQTFLDLGLFPPSPSAYTDPRLLAPEPFFGGQVTMDVFSKIAREVQPVYFSPWDITISDTFTDELTNVESAGKDPEDAWRDARASVERLLRRQGVLS; encoded by the coding sequence ATGACGTTGACTCGACGACGGTTCCTGACCGGCGCGGCGGCACTCGGCGCCGCGGCGTTCGGGGCAGTTGCCTGCACCAGTCCCACGACCGCCAACCCAGGGCGGATCACGCTCTGGTACACCTCGAACGGCCTGTCCGACGTCGTGCTCGGCGAGGCCGTGAAGCGGTTCGCCGCCGACAAGCTGACCCCTTCGCAGGTCAGCGGCGAGCTGAAACAGCGGCTGCTCGCCGCGCTGGCCGGCGAGGCCTACCTGCCCGACATCACCATGCTCGGCGACGACATCGCCACCTACTTCGCCGACACCGACCACTTCGTCGACCTGAACAGCCTCGGCACGGCCGGTGTGCGCGACGAGTACCTGCCCTGGAAGTGGCAGGCGGGCACCAGCCCCGACGGCTTCCAGCTCGGGTTTCCCGTCGACGTCGGCCCGGCCGCGCTGTACTACCGCCACGACCTGTTCGCCCAGGCCGGCCTGCCGAGCGAGCCTGACGAGGTCGCCGCGGCCGTGTCCACATGGGACGATTACTTCACGTTCAGCGCCCAGGTGCAGAAGAAGCTGCCCGGGCGGTACATGATCACCGACACCAAGACGGTGTTCACGTACTCGCTCGCGCAGGAACCGCGCAAGTACTTCGACCGGGCCAACCACTACCTCGACGACCAGTCGCAGGTGCGCCGCGCGTGGGACCGGGCCGTGCAGGCGTTCCGGATGGGCCTGACCGCCGGGTACGCGGGTTCGCAGAGCGTCAACGGCCAGTCGATCGACCGCCACGCGGCCTGGAACAGCGGCAAGGAGCTCAGCTTCGTCAACGCCTCCTGGATCACCGGCGAGCTCAAGGAGTCGGCGCCGGGCACCTCGGGCAAGTGGCGCGTGTGCCGGCCGCCCGGCGGCGCGGGCAACCAGGGCGGTTCGTTCCTGGCGATCACGAAGTACTGCCCCGACCCGCACGCCGCGTTCGAGATCGTGAAGTGGCTGCAGTCGCCGCAGAACCAGCCGCAGACGTTCCTGGACCTGGGGCTCTTCCCGCCCAGTCCGTCGGCCTACACCGACCCGCGGCTGCTCGCACCCGAGCCGTTCTTCGGCGGGCAGGTGACGATGGACGTGTTCTCGAAGATCGCGCGGGAGGTCCAGCCCGTGTACTTCAGCCCGTGGGACATCACGATCAGCGACACGTTCACCGACGAACTGACCAATGTGGAGAGTGCGGGCAAGGACCCCGAGGACGCGTGGCGCGACGCCCGCGCTTCGGTGGAACGCCTGCTGCGCCGCCAGGGGGTGCTCTCGTGA
- a CDS encoding LacI family DNA-binding transcriptional regulator — protein sequence MTIHDVARSAGVSRQTVSRALNDKAEIDGTTKQRVLDAARELGYRPSRFARGLVRQDTTTIGLVIPDLLNPFFTEVAAAALEAARARGWHVVVYDTSDSAEEELGTLQVIGSQVDAVVGYFSRPEDELDRFTRGIPVVLIGREHHTPRFSSIRVEGADGVQAAITHLVRAGHRRIGMLDHAGRAEPSVRRDWFAAAVAAHGLEAEVVERAAQSVDGGAAALEALLAEHPDVTAVFTFNDIIAMGALRAARRLGRRVPDDLAVVGFDGLQLGTVVDPALTSVALDTRRLGALAIDQAARLLTGATPLSADELVIQAELLVRESA from the coding sequence GTGACGATCCACGACGTCGCCCGCAGCGCGGGGGTGTCGCGCCAGACCGTGTCGCGGGCGCTCAACGACAAGGCCGAGATCGACGGCACCACGAAACAGCGGGTGCTCGACGCGGCCCGTGAGCTCGGCTACCGGCCGAGCCGGTTCGCCCGCGGCCTCGTGCGCCAGGACACCACCACGATCGGGCTCGTGATCCCCGACCTGCTCAACCCGTTCTTCACCGAGGTCGCCGCCGCCGCGCTCGAGGCCGCGCGCGCCCGCGGCTGGCACGTGGTCGTGTACGACACCTCCGACAGCGCCGAGGAAGAACTCGGCACGCTGCAGGTGATCGGTTCGCAGGTCGACGCCGTCGTCGGCTACTTCAGCCGGCCCGAGGACGAGCTCGACCGGTTCACCCGCGGCATCCCCGTGGTCCTCATCGGCCGCGAACACCACACGCCCCGGTTCAGCTCGATCCGGGTCGAGGGCGCGGACGGCGTGCAGGCCGCGATCACGCACCTCGTGCGAGCCGGTCACCGGCGCATCGGCATGCTCGACCACGCGGGCCGCGCCGAGCCGAGCGTCCGGCGCGACTGGTTCGCCGCCGCGGTCGCCGCGCACGGGCTCGAAGCCGAGGTCGTCGAGCGGGCCGCCCAGTCGGTGGACGGCGGGGCCGCGGCCCTGGAGGCGCTGCTGGCCGAGCACCCCGACGTGACGGCCGTGTTCACCTTCAACGACATCATCGCCATGGGCGCCCTGCGCGCCGCCCGCCGCCTCGGGCGCCGGGTGCCGGACGACCTCGCCGTGGTCGGGTTCGACGGGCTCCAGCTCGGCACCGTCGTGGACCCGGCATTGACCAGCGTCGCCCTCGACACGCGCCGGCTGGGCGCCCTCGCGATCGACCAGGCCGCGCGCCTGCTCACCGGCGCGACTCCCCTGTCGGCCGACGAGCTCGTGATCCAGGCCGAGCTGCTGGTCCGCGAATCCGCCTGA
- a CDS encoding MDR family MFS transporter: MTATAEVTQEEPAALGAGLSRRKINAVFGAVLLGMLLAALDQTIVGTALPTIVGDLGGAGHLSWVVTAYLLAETIMTVVVGKLGDLFGRKLMFQLSVVIFGVGSFFCGFADSMVWLIVWRAVQGLGGGGLMVTSTALIADVVPLRERGKYQGALGSVFGVVTVAGPMLGGFFVDHLSWRWAFYVNIPLVVVVLIVAASAMPNARAALKPVIDYLGILLIGLAATGLTLVTSWGGTTYAWGSPTIIGMAVGSIVLLGLFVLVELRAKEPMLPMRLFRNPVFTVAGIMSFVVGFAMLGALSYLPTYMQYVQGVSATSSGVRLLPMVLALLFASILSGNLVSRTGRYKIFPLVGSALMTAGLYLLSRLDPDTGFWESALYMAVLGLGIGLGMQVLTIAVQNTVDYRDLGVATSGVTFLRSIGSSFGAAIFGTVYANQLGPNLAGALAAHPLPPGVDPRATQVPQALHQLPPAVSQPVIAAYSDSLHVVFLSAAPVGLVALALAFFLKEVPLRDTSRAAAPDLGDGFAMPEARDHDRELERAVATLFFRERRKVAPAIAARSGSDLDHGGLWCLVQVHLRERRGEPATLTAIGQHYGVPSQVLEPAFARLELTGYLRFSGGSWALTAAGREEFGKLVRAWRDWLAERLADWGTGDRAELDAAIGRVAARVLDQSADAERTGRHALI; encoded by the coding sequence ATGACGGCCACCGCCGAGGTGACGCAGGAGGAGCCGGCCGCGCTGGGGGCCGGGTTGTCGCGGCGGAAGATCAACGCGGTGTTCGGCGCGGTGCTGCTCGGCATGCTGCTCGCGGCGCTGGACCAGACGATCGTGGGCACCGCGTTGCCCACGATCGTGGGTGACCTCGGCGGGGCGGGGCACCTGTCGTGGGTCGTCACCGCGTACTTGCTGGCCGAGACGATCATGACCGTGGTCGTCGGCAAGCTCGGCGACCTGTTCGGGCGCAAGCTGATGTTCCAGCTGTCCGTCGTGATCTTCGGGGTCGGGTCCTTCTTCTGCGGCTTCGCCGACAGCATGGTGTGGCTCATCGTGTGGCGGGCCGTGCAGGGACTGGGCGGCGGCGGCCTCATGGTGACCTCGACAGCGCTCATCGCCGACGTCGTGCCACTGCGCGAGCGCGGCAAGTACCAAGGCGCGCTCGGCTCGGTGTTCGGCGTGGTGACCGTGGCCGGGCCGATGCTCGGCGGCTTCTTCGTGGACCACCTGTCGTGGCGCTGGGCGTTCTACGTGAACATCCCGCTGGTCGTCGTGGTGCTCATCGTGGCCGCGTCCGCGATGCCCAACGCGCGAGCCGCCCTCAAGCCCGTGATCGACTACCTCGGCATCCTGCTCATCGGCCTCGCCGCCACCGGGCTGACGCTCGTCACGAGCTGGGGCGGCACCACGTACGCGTGGGGCTCGCCGACGATCATCGGGATGGCGGTCGGCTCGATCGTGCTGCTCGGGCTGTTCGTGCTGGTGGAGCTCCGGGCGAAAGAACCGATGCTGCCGATGCGGCTGTTCCGGAACCCCGTGTTCACCGTGGCCGGGATCATGAGTTTCGTCGTCGGCTTCGCGATGCTCGGGGCGCTGTCCTACCTGCCCACTTACATGCAGTACGTGCAAGGCGTCTCGGCGACGTCGTCCGGGGTGCGGCTGCTGCCGATGGTGCTGGCATTGCTGTTCGCGTCGATCCTTTCGGGTAACCTCGTGAGCCGCACGGGCCGGTACAAGATCTTCCCGCTGGTGGGCTCCGCCCTGATGACAGCCGGGCTCTACCTGCTCTCGCGCCTCGACCCGGACACCGGGTTCTGGGAGTCGGCGCTGTACATGGCGGTGCTGGGTCTCGGGATCGGCCTCGGCATGCAGGTCCTCACCATCGCGGTGCAGAACACGGTCGACTACCGCGACCTCGGCGTCGCCACGTCCGGCGTCACGTTCCTGCGGTCTATCGGCAGCTCGTTCGGCGCGGCGATCTTCGGCACGGTCTACGCCAACCAGCTCGGCCCGAACCTGGCCGGCGCTCTCGCGGCGCACCCCCTGCCGCCGGGAGTCGATCCGCGGGCGACGCAGGTGCCGCAGGCGTTGCACCAGCTTCCCCCGGCGGTGTCACAGCCCGTGATCGCCGCGTACAGCGATTCACTGCATGTGGTGTTCTTGTCGGCCGCTCCGGTGGGCCTCGTCGCGCTGGCGCTGGCGTTCTTCCTCAAGGAGGTGCCGCTGCGTGACACGTCCAGGGCGGCCGCACCCGATCTCGGCGACGGGTTCGCGATGCCCGAGGCGCGCGACCACGACCGCGAGCTGGAACGGGCCGTCGCCACGCTCTTCTTCCGCGAGCGGCGCAAGGTCGCGCCCGCCATCGCGGCGCGCTCCGGTTCCGATCTCGACCACGGTGGCCTGTGGTGTCTCGTGCAGGTCCACCTGCGTGAACGCCGTGGCGAACCGGCGACGCTCACGGCGATCGGGCAACACTACGGCGTGCCTTCGCAGGTGCTGGAACCCGCGTTCGCGCGGCTGGAGCTCACCGGGTACCTCAGGTTCTCCGGCGGGAGCTGGGCGCTCACCGCGGCCGGGCGCGAGGAGTTCGGCAAGCTCGTGCGCGCCTGGCGCGACTGGCTGGCCGAGCGGCTCGCCGACTGGGGCACCGGCGACCGCGCCGAGCTCGACGCCGCGATCGGCCGCGTCGCCGCGCGCGTGCTCGACCAGAGCGCTGACGCTGAGCGCACGGGCCGCCACGCTCTGATCTGA